gagaagaagagcaagaatcATGACTGATGGGTTCAACAGCTGCAAGAACGTTGTCTGTAATTTCACTGAAGGTGCAATGTATTCGTTTCCTCAGATAAAGTTACCACCGAAAGCAATCCAAGCAGCGAAACAAGCTGGGAAAAGCCACAGGAATCTCCACTGTTCCTGGCTCTGGATTTGGACAGAAAGAAGGGTGAGTGAAAAACGTCAGACTCAAACAAACATACTCATGTTTTTTTAGCTCACttggtttgtttcttttttccttaCAGGGTGTTTCATCTGAGGACAACGATTCTGCCTGCAGAAGAAGAGATGCCTGAGATTATGGAAAGTTTCATGAAGTTCAATGATGAGTTCATGTCTCAGTACGGTGATAACTTTGGTTACTCAAGGATGTGAAAGAAAGGAGTTTGAGTTTGAGATCACTTCTTCTTTTCTTACCGACATTATTATTATCAATGCACACTCTTGAAAAGCTATAGCCACTGGTCCTACTTTATACAACTTTTCTTATGGTCTTAGAATCCTTTGTATCTAccgaaacaaacaaacataaacCATCTCATCAGTTTCAGTGATGTATTAAAATGTTTCTATTTAGACATCTTTAAACAAAATagagtttttatgtttttagccAAGTACGAATGACTTAGATTTATGTTATcatattttactaaaaataagTTTTAGAAGAACTGCGATTACATAAGTTTATTCATATTTTACACAAttttatcattgtttttttctaaattctGATTCATATGATTTATCTTAATGCCCTTGGttcaaattttgtattaatgATAATCAAGGATATGATTTGGTTGAGGGATAAAGTTCATGTTTTTATATTGCATAATATAATGTATTTAGTGATTGGTTTTGAGAAAACCTTATATTGAAACATGATTATTTACATAACTATTAGCTATTAACAAAAACTAATAgatagtaaaaatataatatagacaTATTAtgtaacaaaacatatatattttcatttttaagataaaatttatcaaatatatttataaacatatataatgaaaattttatcaATGTCTAAAAAATACGtccattcttaaaaaaaaatttaaatcgaaacatataattaaaattttagtaaaataagATAATGAATAAATCATGTATATTCCAGTTCACCAAGCTGTACACAATTCAGGTGCAGCAAGGATGGACAAGCAGTGGGAACCTTGGGGTTGGTGATACTTAGATGCAAGGAGGAATATGTCTTCATCATCCCTGATTGAAATAGAGAAACGGCttgatgaaaaattcaaaacctATATAAGAAGATGAATGTGGACCTCTGAAAAAGAGAGCAGAGCTGCAAAagctatatatacatatatctcAGTTGAATGTTCAGAACAGAAGTACTGAATTTGTAACAAACCAAAcataacaaataatatattgtgTTGGAACTTCTAATACTTGAAGTACTTAGTCTTAGGCCAGGACTCGAATTTTTAAACATTGAACAGAAAAGCCATGGATGGGAGATAGATGAAAAAGACCACAAATCCTTTAATATTTCATATTACAACTTTTTATCATTTTGGTACAACGTTCTTTTGGCACCTAGCAAGAAAcccatatatacaaaaaaaaaatcttacaggAGGGCTGTAGCCCATTGCAGAAGTTAGACGAGATACTGGAGGATCCTATGACAACGCAAGACGGGATCAGGAGAGAAATTGATGGTAGATGTAATAGAGATGGTGACTATGACTTGGaagctaataatataaagaCGAGGGACTGGTAAAACGAGTAAAGATTTGTAGTATAGAACTTCTTTAtcctaaataattattttgtactGTGCATattcaataaaactagaaacaaTAGCTTAGAGCTTAGAGCATTTAATTGATGTACAACTAAAAGATATGTTTACAGCTATTGTTCTCTTTATTggaataaattttgtttttctttacaaCTGTACAACAAAAACTCAAAGTTAAACCACGTTTCCCCAAAAAGTTCAACcatattttctttgtatttgttcaaacatttatatataactttcaCCCCACTAGATCTTATTTCAATTTATttcttctttgttattttatttttctctaagTTAAAaattacttcttcttttttccacAAAGTTAAAAATTGCTTAACCTTATAAAATTAGTACTTACATAACTTTAGTATTTAGAGTGATCACAAGTCataaatcattatatcaatttatatttgtttgtctTATATGTAATAGTTTCACAAAACTTTATTTGTAGATTCTTTTCTTacaatttgtattttatttatttgtaaatatttaaacattaaaaaatcaCTTTACtagattaaatataataaaacactaacaatttttaatgaaaaataactACCGAAATACACTTACGAAACttaaagaaagtaaaaaaatatatacgaatcttatttttaaagaaCAATTTACAATCACATAatttagatattatactttagaattaatcattatttttaattactaaACAACTTTCAAAACAGAAAACTATAACATTCTAcatgaaatacatataataaaaagtattataaaaaattcaaaataaaacaacaataataataataaaactcaAGCAATTACTTATATTAAAttctttgctttttatttttgtatcgagatcttatatatgtaattttggGTGTGATCCAGGAATATAATATAACACTTAAATATTGAGAAAAGGATAAAAGTTAGAATGAATTTCATTGTAAAAGATATAAAAcataatgttttgtttatatttatgtaaatcttataaaagttatatatgagaattattaatataagattttaatgaaattatatattcatttaagagttttaaaaaaatatcatcaaataattatattttgaattgaaccaacataaaataaaataaatatatatttttcatatttattaatacCTATATTTTTACTTTGTATCTCATGTATTTTCTTTGATGATTTTAGGATATTGGATATGCTAAGCTTGCGAACCTGGATCCTAAATACGGTTTATGTAAGTTTGATGATTTAACTCTGTTTAATTATTACACTTTGACCTTATTACActttaatatacaaataaaactaaagcaatattttgtaacgtcaaaataataaatgaataaaaatatattatgttaataaaatagattttagattttaaagacgtctaattcatgtaatattacaaaattcaaaatttgtttattataattaatattttaccattagatatattaaaataatattctacattgatattcaattgtcagatttcaactattacacgtaaaaaaaaaattatgaagtacgcttttttttttgaaaaagggattttatattttaagtaggttattggagtactttttattttcgttaatttattcgagatgagattccaatcttttaaactaagataatttacgttttatacataattatattttttaacataactctaaaatctcggacttgattcttcatattttattagttaattttgtTACATatacttacttcaaactaaaaatataatttttttttgaaaattagttataatatagtttaatatacaaaaattcaaatagaaataaaaatgacaaatgtaacaaatttaaatatattatccgcgcgtagcacGGACAAAAGATCTAGTATTTtataacaacttgatatattagatttgaacactaacctgttaatatagtttactcgtgttttaaaaaaaaaattcttaaatgtCTATTTCTACTGGTGTTTAATGGACTCGGTACAAAAGATAGCTAGGATCTTACTAGTATCTTTATATACATGTTGTGTTTGTATAACTCTATTGTATTCAAGAATTATTCTTCAAtcactttattattattttaagaaaagaaCTTTCAATGAGACACAGAAAAACAACATTCATAAAAGAAAGAACAATGAcaagcttcatcatcatcttatGGAATAAATAATAGCATTATTAGCGGCTTTCTTCATACGTGACTCGAGCTTCATCGCCGCCATCTCGTCTTGAGCCTTCATCAACGACTTCATCCTTGAAGCCGCGGAGCTGGATTCTCgattctcctcctcttcctcctcataatcttcatcaAGGGCGCAAGAATGCACATGCGTACCGTAATCACATTCTTTGCAGTAATAAGTCCAAAGATTCTCCGATACCTCTTCTTCACAAACATCACATACGTATATCTTGCCATCTTCGCAAGGAATCTTGTAAAGTAGAGTGAGTGGGTGTTTGTGGTCTTCACGGTCCACTGTCTCAGGGATGAAAGCACATCCGACATGAACGTCGTATTTACACACAGAACAATTGTAAGTGAATCCTGATCCGTACTCACCGCAAGCGTCACACTCGTAAGACTGATGATCATAAGGTGGAGAATAAAACAGGGTTATGGGATGGTCAGGATGAGACTTGTGATTGATTTCACAAGGTAGGTCAAAACATAACTTGTGCAAGAAGTAATCACAGTCCTTCGTACACTTGAAAGCTTGTCCGGTTAGGTCGAGCTCGCATCCTGAACAGATAATCTCATCTTCATTTTGGGCCTTAAAGACGCGCAATGGATGGTTGTGACTCGGGTGCCTAACTGATGGGCGGTTAACAGGTTTTTTGGAAGCCATAGGTGGTTTGGTTGTTTAAGTGGAAGAAAAGAGTTTATGaactataaatagaaaaaactgGAGGACTTGTGGTTTCTAGTTTTGGCTGAATTATATCAAGttggtttttattatttacCCTGTTGTAGCTTAACTTATCACTATTGATTCCACTATTGATAGTATAACATATAGAAGGTGTTTGACATGAAAGATGCTAAGTTTGCAGGCCAAACTATATTaagatatatgatttaaatatcaaatttggGAGATTGTTAGGAAGTAGTGACAAACCACTAGATGTCGTGGGCAGAGCTGTGCTTACTGCGTATCTGAAAAGGCATAGTTGCCATAGGCCCCAAATTAAGGGTGGACACGGAGTGATTATCTGTAATCCATTCCACTCCGTACGAACAATCGATTTTTTTATTCGATTTTATCCGTAATTTTTCATATATCTGGTGTTTTGGATATTCAGAAAAACTGTATTTTTACTAGATATCagatttgatccataaaaaataaaaattaaaaaaaaaattgatataaaataataatatttcattacAAATTGAAGAAACTAcgtatttttagaaaatttaataactaaataattaattatttaatttagtggataaaaatattataaaactcatatagagatataaaattatatatatatatatataactttatatacatatatttatataacagATGGATCAGATatctgtttttaaaataatagtatttgtgTTTGCTCTTTCGTTAACggataattaattttaatattggCTTTGATTTGCAAAGTTACAGATATGTGGATTTTCGGATTAAAATGAATAATTGATCGAATCAAAATTACGGATATTTTGTTCAACTCTACCCaaatatacttaaaatttaTGAGTCCCCAAATTTACCAAAGTGCAGTAGCTCCACATTCGAACATttgttgtgttttatttttgtgaaaaaacttatatagaaaaaatgttcaaaaaagaaaacagaaaacatAAATCTTAATTACATTTTAGATCTGGTTTCATGGAATTATCTTCTTTCAAagattttttatgtttcagtGACCGTGATGTCGTTCGTTGACTTTTTCTTTCAATGGCTATTGGCTACACAGTGAtaattcttcttctcctttgtaTTATACAGtgatgattcttttttttttttttttgctaagttATAACGTGATGATTCTTCTTTTCCTTTGTTAGTATAGTCCTTATAgattatggttttatatttattactttgtATCTTTCAGAACTATACTAAGGTGATATTCGTTTGTCCATCTGTCATCTCAATTCAGATGATCTATTTGGATGTTATCTGAGACTGTTCGTTTCTCCACCCAGATGGATAATCTAAATGAACTTTTGTTCGTTTGTTCATCTCTATTTTCATCTAGATGGTTTTAGTAATCAATTGATTATAT
The sequence above is drawn from the Brassica napus cultivar Da-Ae chromosome A8, Da-Ae, whole genome shotgun sequence genome and encodes:
- the LOC106360662 gene encoding glutamate--glyoxylate aminotransferase 2-like translates to MQTVEEIYKVASIAFSPNVSAKIFMGLMVSPPKPGDISYDQFVRESKGILESLRRRARIMTDGFNSCKNVVCNFTEGAMYSFPQIKLPPKAIQAAKQAGKSHRNLHCSWLWIWTERRGVSSEDNDSACRRRDA
- the LOC106359599 gene encoding uncharacterized protein LOC106359599 — protein: MASKKPVNRPSVRHPSHNHPLRVFKAQNEDEIICSGCELDLTGQAFKCTKDCDYFLHKLCFDLPCEINHKSHPDHPITLFYSPPYDHQSYECDACGEYGSGFTYNCSVCKYDVHVGCAFIPETVDREDHKHPLTLLYKIPCEDGKIYVCDVCEEEVSENLWTYYCKECDYGTHVHSCALDEDYEEEEEENRESSSAASRMKSLMKAQDEMAAMKLESRMKKAANNAIIYSIR